AGTGGAGGGTCGTGGTGACCGAGCCGCCGGCATCCACCAGATCCTGGGCGGTGAGCTCCACCTTCAGCGTCACCCCGTCGGTGTTGGGGTTCCCGTCGTCGCCGGTCAGGGTCTGGCCCACGCCGGTGGCGCTCTCGCCGTTGATCGTGCCGGCCACGTCCACCCCGGAGTCCTGGTCGCCCGCCGTGAACCCGAGGTTCGAGAGGGCGTTTCCGCTGATGATCTGGACCTTGGAAGCCGATCCGTACTTCTGAGAGGTGATCGTAAGGGTCCCCCCGCTTTCGGACACGCTCACTTCTCCCGCAGGCGCGGCCGCGTTCACCTTGGCCTGGATCTCCGCGGCCAGGTCCGCGGCCGACGCATAGGTCTTCTGCTCCAGGGTCACCGTGAACGAGGTCCCACCGTCCAGGGCCAGGGTGAGGGTGTCGTTCGTGGAGTCGATGGTGAGGGACCCCACGGCCGAGGCCCCGGTGACGGCCGCGCGCTCCGCCGCCCGGGTGATCACCACCTGGTACCCAGAGGACGATGGCTCCACCGCGTCCTTGCCGGCGTACACGAACGAGACCTTGGCGTGCTCGGTGCGGCCCGCGGTCCGAAACAGGTTCTTCACTGCGCCCGGGTCCTGGGCCACGGCCTCCTGGAACTTTGCCGTGTCGAACGACAGCACCCCGTCGTCGTCCAGCTTGAGCCCGATGGACCGGAGCGAGGTGATGTCGCCGCCGGTGGCCACGGGGCTCGCGATCATCGACTGGATCCGGGTCTGGATCGTCAGAAGCGTGCGGTCCCCCATCAGGATGCCGCCGGTGTTCGTCTGGGGGTCGAACTTGAACTGCTCCCCGATGAACTCCATGGCGGTGTTGTAGGCGTCCACGAACGCCTGGATCTTCTCCTCTACTCCCGAGGTGTCCCGGCTCATCGAGACCGTGACCTGGGTGCCCGGGCTCGCGTTCACCAGGTTCAGGGTCACCCCGGGGATCACGTCCTCGATCTGGTTCGACGACGAGGTGATCGTGATCGCACCGGTGCCCGACCCGAAGTTGATGGAGGCGTCCTGGGCGTCCTGCACCGTGGTGGTCGTCAAGGTAAACCCCGTGGCCGTCAGGCTCACGGTGTTGGCCGTGCCGGTCTGGTCCGAGGTCACCAGCAGCCGGTACTGGGAGCCGTCGTAGATCACCGAGGCCGTGGCGCCCACGTCGGCCTGGTTGATGGCGTCGGCCAGGCCCCGCAGGGTGTTGTTCGACGAGTCCACCGTGATGTCCACGGACTTCGCGCCCACGGTCACGGTGAGGGTGCCGGTGCCCACGGTGTCCAGGTCCGAGGAGTACCCTCCCGTGGAGATTTGGTGGGCCTGGGCGAGCTGGGTGACCTCGATCGTGTAGGTGCCCGGCTGGGCATCGGACGAGGCCGTTGCCGTGAGGATGTTTTCGTTGGAGCTGGTGGCCGAGAGGGTGGTCCAGGTGGATGCCTTCCAGATCTCCTGGGCCTGGGTCCTGAGGTCCAGGAGCTTGGAGTTCACCTCCTGCCACGCCGAGAGCTGGTTCTCCAGCCGGGCCTTCTCGGCTTCCTTGAGAATCTTGGGCCGGCTCTCGACCTCGATCAGCTTGTCCACCGTCTCGGTGGTGTTGATCCCGGTCGCCAGCCCGTCGAAACTGATCGTTCCCGGCATGGCTCGAACCTCCGTGATCAGTGACGAGTGATCCGTAACATGGAATCAGTGACGCGTGACGAGTGATCGTCACCGCTGTCCCCCATCACCCGTCACGTGTCACTCGTCACTGTGTCACCGCAGTTCCCCACCCGTCACCGCCCTTGTGGCGACCGGCCCGAAGGGCCGCAAACCATTTACGATTTACGATTCACGATTTACGGCCCCTCAGCCCTTCCTGTCCAACAACGCCCCCACCATCTCCCCGATCTTGGCCGCCAGGTCCAGCAACTCCTTGGGCGGGAAGGTCTTGATGACCTCCTGGGTGCGGTTGTCCACCACCTCCACCATGAGCTGCTTCAGCTTGTCGTGGAGGGCGAACTGGATGTGGCTGTTATTGGCCTTCAAGAACCCGTTCATGGCCTCCACGGCCTGGGCCACCTCCTCGGGGGAGGGTTCGCGTTCCTCCCGCGCCTCCTCCACCCGCTGGGCCACGGCCTCCTGGGCCCTATGAATCGCCTCGTTCTGGGCGCCCCCGCTCTGGGGCGACCCGCGGATCGAAACCTCTGTGATCGCTTGCAAATTCATGGTCAACGCCTCCATGCGTTAAGTGCCGTGAATCGTAAATGGTGAATCGTGAATCGTCGGGCGCTTCGCGCCCCGTGACGGGTGATCGGTGACGCGTGACCAGTGGCCCGCCGCCCGCCACCGCCATGTAGGAGCCACCTCCCGGTGGCGACCCGGCCCGAAGGGCCGTTCGTCGCAGGTCGCCGGTCGTTCGTCGTTTGGGCGGCCCGCAGGGCCGCAAACCATTTACGATTTACGATTCACGATTTACGGCCTTTCCCCCCCGCGAGGCGAAACGGGGGGCCCGAAGGCCCCCCGTTCGCCGAGCTACTACCTCAAGAGCTGGAGGATGTTGTTCGGGATCTGGTTCGCCTGCGCCAGCATCGCCGTGCCGGCCTGCATCATGATCTGGTACTTCGTGAACTGGGCCATCTCCAGCGTCATGTCGGTGTCGCGGATGGTGGACTCAGAGGCCTGCAGGTTCTCGTAGGCGATCCGGATGCGGTCAAGCTGCACCTGGAGGTTGTCGGCCTGAACCGCTCCCAGCTTGCCACGCAGGTCCGACACCTGGTCGATCGCCTTGTCGATGATCTTGAGCGCGTCTTCAATGTTGTCGGAGGAGCCGTTCTTGAGCACCGAGTTTGTCTGGAGGTCGGAAAGCGAGGTATATCCCGAGTCGTTCGTGACGCCTGTGCCTAGTTTCGAGGCCTTCACGCTACCGATCGTGATGCTCACGAACTGGGTCGCGTTTGCGCCTACTTGGAACCGGACATTGTTGGCCTCGAGGTTCCCCGCTACCGAAATGGTGTCGCCGCTATTTGAAGCGTACGTGGCCCAGCTGCCGAACGTGATCACGTTCCCATTGCCGTCCGAAACCGTAAGGCCATCGTTGTAGGAGGTGTTCGAGAAGGCCAGCGTGCTACCGTTGGCGAACGACACGGTAGCCTTCGCGTCCTGACCGGTATCCGTAGCGCTTACGTTGGCAGTGTCGAGTTCACCGGAGGCTGCGAGGAGGGTGATCGTAGCGTCATCGCCGTACGCCGTGGTTTTCAGAATGAGTTTCCCACTCGACACAGTCGCAGATACGCCTGTGGAAGCCTTGTAAGCATTGATGACGGACGCGATGTTTTTCCCCGCTGATCCCGTGATCGTCACACCGTTCAAGGTGAAAGTCGCGTTCGCCAAAAGGCCGCCCGATGTGCTAACACTGGCGAGGTCGGTCGAAATCGTGAATGACTTCACAGCTTGCTGGGCGATCTGGTCCAGCTTCACGGCGAACGTTCCGTCCATGCTCGCCACCACGTTGCTGCCACCGAAAGTGACGCTATCGATCTTGTCAGTGGCGTACACGGTGGTAGTGTTTCCGAGGCTACCGTCCAGCAGTTTCTTGGTCCCGAACTGGGTGTAGCTGGCAATCCGGGTTACCGACTGGATCGCCTCGTCCAGTTCGTCCTGGTTCGCTTTGCGCATGGCGTCGTCGTTCACGCCCAAGTTCAGGGTGTCAACCGTGAGTTGACGCATTTTGTCCAGGAGTTTCTGCACCTGGTCGAGCGCCGCTTCGGCCGTCTGCACCATGTTGATGGCCTTCTCCGCGTTCTTGGCCGCGGCATCCAAACCCACGAGCTGGGCGCGCATCTTCTCGCTGATCACCAGCCCGGCCGGGTCGTCGGCGGCGCGGTTGATCCGAAGACCGCTGGAGAGCTTCTCCATGGTCTTTGACATGCGAAAGTCGGTCTGCTTGAGGTTTCGCCAGGCGTTCAGAGAGGTGATGTTGTTGTTGATGCTGAGGCTCATGACTTTCCTCCATGAAAGTTGGGGTTGGTTTCCGGCGTCCGTGCCGTTGCCCAGCCGCCTTCAGGGGGGCGACGTTCCCCTGGGAGTCCCTCGGCCCCTCCCGCGGGCCGTCTGCTTCGTTCTTTCCCTCGTTTTTGTCCTCTGGGTTGCCTCCTTTCCCCCTTGCGGGGTGCGGGGCCGGGCCCTCCGTTGCCCGGCGGAGTTTTTCTTCCGTCTGCCCGGTCGAATCGGCAGGTTACGCCCTCATCTTTAGCCCTCCGGAAAATTTTTCGCGTTTTCCTCCAGGCGGCGCAACCCCTCACTGGCTCGGGCGTTCCCAGGTGCGAGCCCGAGGGCCTGCACGAAAGCGTCACGGGCCCCACCGGTTTCGCCGAGTGCTTCCTGGGCCTCGCCGGCGAGGCACCAAAGGAGCGGATCGCGGGGTGTCCGTTCCAAAAGGTCCACGAGGGCTTTGAGGGCGAGGCCCGGGTGTCCGGCCCGGATCATCGTGGTGGCGAGCTCCGGCGCATCGGGGCCGCCCTCGGTGCACAGCGGGTACAAAAGTTCCGCGGCTTCCCTAGTTGCTCCACGGGCCAGTAGGAGTTTCGCCAGGCGCCGCTTGGCCTCTCGTCGAACCGGGACGTACTCGGTGGCGGAGGCTTGTTGGTAGTAGGAAACCGCAGCGTCACCATCTTCCCGGAGTTCCGCTTCGAGCCCGGCGGCGAGGGTGTCGATCGCGGCCGCCTCGACTTCGGGGCGTTGGCTGAGCGCCTCTCGGACCCGTTTCAGGGCCGCCGCGTTGCGATGGCGAAAGGCGTCCTGGGCCCGGCCCAGGGCCTCCCCGGCGTCGAAGTTCCCCTGGGGACTCACCTCTCGATCGCAGAGGGCCTCACGGCACGCCTCTTCCAGTTTGCTCCGCAGGGGTTCCCCCAGTTCCCCTAGCACCCGCTGGCGGGTGGACGGATCGACGCAGTGCAACCGTAAAGGTTCTTTGCGCTCGAGCCATCCACGCACGAGCCGCTCGGGACAGGCCCGAGGGTCGAGCTCGAGGAGGCGGTGTTGTGCCTTGTCGCGGGCGATCCTGAGCATCCGCTCCAGATGAGGCACGGTGGCCATGTAAGCTTGGAGCAGTTGTTTGTCGTGTCGGATTTTCCCCTTGAGGTCGTCCGCCACCTTCTTGGTGTCGAAATAGGCGTAGAACAGATCGGGGAACAGCCGTTGGAGGCTGTCCAGGATGGGGCCGTGCCTTTTTTGGAGCTTCGTGCACAGCCCCCCGAACTCCTTTGCGACCTTGCCTCGTTTGGCGGCGGACGCCCCGGCGTACTCGCGGATCGTCCTCTCCCCCCGATGGGCCATGCGCCGGATGTTGCGGCACTGCTCGATGAGTTCTTCGAGTTCCGCCACCAATGTTTGGAGTTGATTCTTGCGTTGTCCCGGTGTGGGGGGAGGAAGGGCGGTGGCAACCCGTTCCGCCGCGGGTGCGCCACCTTGGGGAAGTTGGGCCTTTTCGGGGGGCACGAACGAAACCCCCGGGACTTTCGCGGCTCGGGCGGCCAGGTTCGCAACCTCGCTCCCCGCTTCGCGGGCGACCGTGGCAAGTTTCTCCAGCGAAGCAATCCCGGCCAGAAACGCGTAGTCGGTCTCCGCCTCCTCCCCGCCATAGGTCTGTACGGTTTTCACGTCTCTGCGGGTGGCGGAAACCTCGGCCTTTCCCGAACTTGCCGACTCATGAACCTTCCCCGCGGGGCCGTAGCAGAGGTCGACGCCTGCCAAATAGATCCGGCGGAATCCCATGCGGATGGCTGCCCAAAGGGCCAGATGAGCCACCGTGGGGCCGTAGTTGAGGTCTTTCCGCGGTTCCCATGGTAGTCGCGGTCCCGCGAAAAATTTTCGCCCCCGCCACTGAGATATAAGCCTCGGGTAGGCGTGGGTTTCGTAGATGAGAACGCGGTCCTCCGGGTAAACAAGCATCTCCTTACTGATGTCGTAACTTGCCGGTTTGGGATCGATGGTGGCCACGATGTCGGGGAGGATCCCCTCATCCCCCAGTCGCTTTGCGATCCTCGAAACCGCGAACAAGGTGAAGCGCGGCCTGTTTTCCTGCACCCAGGGAAGAAGTTCGTCGAGGCTTGGCCCCGCCCCCAAAATAACGGCCGTTTCGCCCTCGAAAAGCCCGTCGAGTCGGTCCAAGGGAAGTTCGTGATCGGCAAGATTGCCCAACCGGGCCAGGATAAATGGCGCGTGGGCCGACGTGAGCAAAATGTTGAACCGCGCCATATCCAGGTGCTCGCGGAGTTTTTGCAACAACAGAGCGTGCGCGGTGTTCTCGCGTGTGGCGCAGACGGAGGGCACGAGGAAGACCGCGTTCCGGTAAAAGTGGTGCCGCACGTCGACGCGCTTCAACGTCTCCGGTAACTCCGAAAGCGTGCACAGGGCCAGGTTCTCTGCGCTTTCCGCGTGTTGTTCGAAGGGCACGAAGGGGGCGAGTTCGTCGGTCTCGACGAAAACGTAGAAAGAATCGTTGTCGGCGAAGTTCCGGGCGATATGGCGAATCAAGAGCCCTGAATCGGTGCCGCAGAGTACGAAAATGGCATTTTTCTGAGACAACAGCCGGTCATATTGGCGTTTGTATATCTCACTGGCTGGCTCGTCTTTAAAATCCGGCCCGTTGATATGGGTGAAATATTCATCTCCCCAGGTGTTTCTGGTTGAGTGGAAGAGAGGTTGCTCGGAGTTCCCGTTCATCTTTCACCGC
This is a stretch of genomic DNA from Deferrisoma camini S3R1. It encodes these proteins:
- the fliD gene encoding flagellar filament capping protein FliD yields the protein MPGTISFDGLATGINTTETVDKLIEVESRPKILKEAEKARLENQLSAWQEVNSKLLDLRTQAQEIWKASTWTTLSATSSNENILTATASSDAQPGTYTIEVTQLAQAHQISTGGYSSDLDTVGTGTLTVTVGAKSVDITVDSSNNTLRGLADAINQADVGATASVIYDGSQYRLLVTSDQTGTANTVSLTATGFTLTTTTVQDAQDASINFGSGTGAITITSSSNQIEDVIPGVTLNLVNASPGTQVTVSMSRDTSGVEEKIQAFVDAYNTAMEFIGEQFKFDPQTNTGGILMGDRTLLTIQTRIQSMIASPVATGGDITSLRSIGLKLDDDGVLSFDTAKFQEAVAQDPGAVKNLFRTAGRTEHAKVSFVYAGKDAVEPSSSGYQVVITRAAERAAVTGASAVGSLTIDSTNDTLTLALDGGTSFTVTLEQKTYASAADLAAEIQAKVNAAAPAGEVSVSESGGTLTITSQKYGSASKVQIISGNALSNLGFTAGDQDSGVDVAGTINGESATGVGQTLTGDDGNPNTDGVTLKVELTAQDLVDAGGSVTTTLHFAKGVGNKFDEYLQGLTQPLIGTIGMKETALENSIDSMAEYIKELEDRLDQRRESLLEQFYRMEKAVNEFNSQGNYLMNALSGLNANWKWNG
- a CDS encoding flagellar protein FlaG is translated as MNLQAITEVSIRGSPQSGGAQNEAIHRAQEAVAQRVEEAREEREPSPEEVAQAVEAMNGFLKANNSHIQFALHDKLKQLMVEVVDNRTQEVIKTFPPKELLDLAAKIGEMVGALLDRKG
- a CDS encoding flagellin N-terminal helical domain-containing protein, whose protein sequence is MSLSINNNITSLNAWRNLKQTDFRMSKTMEKLSSGLRINRAADDPAGLVISEKMRAQLVGLDAAAKNAEKAINMVQTAEAALDQVQKLLDKMRQLTVDTLNLGVNDDAMRKANQDELDEAIQSVTRIASYTQFGTKKLLDGSLGNTTTVYATDKIDSVTFGGSNVVASMDGTFAVKLDQIAQQAVKSFTISTDLASVSTSGGLLANATFTLNGVTITGSAGKNIASVINAYKASTGVSATVSSGKLILKTTAYGDDATITLLAASGELDTANVSATDTGQDAKATVSFANGSTLAFSNTSYNDGLTVSDGNGNVITFGSWATYASNSGDTISVAGNLEANNVRFQVGANATQFVSITIGSVKASKLGTGVTNDSGYTSLSDLQTNSVLKNGSSDNIEDALKIIDKAIDQVSDLRGKLGAVQADNLQVQLDRIRIAYENLQASESTIRDTDMTLEMAQFTKYQIMMQAGTAMLAQANQIPNNILQLLR
- a CDS encoding motility associated factor glycosyltransferase family protein, which produces MNGNSEQPLFHSTRNTWGDEYFTHINGPDFKDEPASEIYKRQYDRLLSQKNAIFVLCGTDSGLLIRHIARNFADNDSFYVFVETDELAPFVPFEQHAESAENLALCTLSELPETLKRVDVRHHFYRNAVFLVPSVCATRENTAHALLLQKLREHLDMARFNILLTSAHAPFILARLGNLADHELPLDRLDGLFEGETAVILGAGPSLDELLPWVQENRPRFTLFAVSRIAKRLGDEGILPDIVATIDPKPASYDISKEMLVYPEDRVLIYETHAYPRLISQWRGRKFFAGPRLPWEPRKDLNYGPTVAHLALWAAIRMGFRRIYLAGVDLCYGPAGKVHESASSGKAEVSATRRDVKTVQTYGGEEAETDYAFLAGIASLEKLATVAREAGSEVANLAARAAKVPGVSFVPPEKAQLPQGGAPAAERVATALPPPTPGQRKNQLQTLVAELEELIEQCRNIRRMAHRGERTIREYAGASAAKRGKVAKEFGGLCTKLQKRHGPILDSLQRLFPDLFYAYFDTKKVADDLKGKIRHDKQLLQAYMATVPHLERMLRIARDKAQHRLLELDPRACPERLVRGWLERKEPLRLHCVDPSTRQRVLGELGEPLRSKLEEACREALCDREVSPQGNFDAGEALGRAQDAFRHRNAAALKRVREALSQRPEVEAAAIDTLAAGLEAELREDGDAAVSYYQQASATEYVPVRREAKRRLAKLLLARGATREAAELLYPLCTEGGPDAPELATTMIRAGHPGLALKALVDLLERTPRDPLLWCLAGEAQEALGETGGARDAFVQALGLAPGNARASEGLRRLEENAKNFPEG